A genome region from Gammaproteobacteria bacterium includes the following:
- the flgM gene encoding flagellar biosynthesis anti-sigma factor FlgM encodes MAIEINGNVTAQLSNAKDSAKAQLGRNDPNVSKLQAGQPQTGDTVTLTDTAEQLRKIEHLISKMPVVDISRVERVKKALTTGQYDFNTDRVADKLMRFESGITRHAA; translated from the coding sequence ATGGCCATAGAAATCAACGGCAATGTGACAGCGCAGCTGTCCAACGCCAAGGACAGTGCCAAAGCCCAGCTCGGCCGCAACGACCCCAATGTGTCCAAGCTGCAGGCCGGCCAACCGCAAACAGGGGACACGGTGACACTGACCGACACCGCAGAACAGCTGCGCAAGATCGAACACCTGATTTCCAAAATGCCGGTGGTGGACATCAGCCGGGTGGAGCGAGTGAAAAAAGCGCTCACCACCGGCCAATACGACTTCAATACGGACCGCGTGGCCGACAAGCTGATGCGCTTTGAAAGCGGCATCACCCGCCACGCCGCCTGA
- the flgA gene encoding flagellar basal body P-ring formation protein FlgA, which produces MTIPSPAHMPLSLAACAALALTVLPATARPGFTPIEPIRATARAFLEGYAGKQYDKAEVKIGRLDRRLRLSPCEQALEGFLPAGSRIPGKTTVGVRCTGSKPWTVYVGATVTVRVHILTTTRPLARGEYLGPSDVTLTERELHTTTRAYLTNPADAVGKQTRRALPAGTLLTARQVKSPPLVRRGEKVLLLARAGALTVRMSGTALSDGARGDLIKVRNLTSRRVVQGEVSAAGVVTVNM; this is translated from the coding sequence ATGACCATCCCATCTCCGGCTCACATGCCCCTGTCTCTGGCGGCCTGCGCGGCCTTGGCACTCACGGTGCTGCCGGCGACGGCCAGGCCCGGCTTTACACCGATCGAACCCATACGCGCCACCGCCCGGGCATTTCTCGAAGGATACGCCGGCAAACAGTACGACAAGGCCGAGGTAAAGATCGGCCGCCTGGACCGGCGCCTGCGCCTCAGCCCCTGCGAGCAGGCACTGGAGGGCTTTCTGCCCGCAGGCAGCCGCATTCCGGGCAAGACCACCGTGGGAGTGCGCTGCACGGGCAGCAAGCCGTGGACGGTATACGTGGGGGCGACGGTGACGGTTCGGGTGCACATCCTCACCACCACCCGGCCGCTGGCCCGGGGCGAATACCTCGGCCCGTCTGACGTGACGCTGACGGAGCGCGAGCTCCACACCACAACCCGCGCCTACCTGACGAACCCGGCCGATGCGGTGGGAAAACAAACCCGCCGTGCGCTGCCCGCCGGCACCCTCTTGACGGCCCGACAGGTCAAATCCCCTCCTCTGGTGAGACGCGGTGAGAAGGTGCTGCTGCTGGCCAGGGCCGGTGCCCTGACCGTGCGCATGTCCGGCACCGCCCTCAGTGACGGCGCCCGCGGTGACTTGATCAAAGTGCGCAATCTCACATCCAGGCGCGTAGTCCAAGGCGAGGTGAGCGCGGCCGGCGTGGTCACCGTCAACATGTGA
- a CDS encoding flagellar protein FlgN, with the protein MEETGVQALHKVLDQQHHASGSLLAALEQEFAALSGMNLPALEQAARAKDQLTRELESLHQRQMTLLKHLNVSSRPGEIPDFAAAFPGSAGKNLNHIWHQTVARLQKCQDQNRVNGAVLAQSLRRTQSALAVLTQGETETGAYGPAGTASAPRLSRSLGST; encoded by the coding sequence ATGGAAGAGACCGGTGTCCAGGCGCTGCACAAGGTGCTGGATCAACAACACCACGCCAGCGGCTCACTGCTTGCGGCCCTGGAGCAGGAATTTGCCGCCTTGAGCGGCATGAACTTGCCGGCGCTGGAACAGGCCGCCCGCGCCAAGGACCAGTTGACCCGGGAACTGGAATCGCTGCACCAACGACAAATGACTTTGCTAAAGCACCTGAATGTGTCATCCCGGCCAGGGGAGATCCCCGACTTTGCCGCAGCCTTTCCCGGCAGTGCCGGAAAAAACCTGAACCACATATGGCACCAGACCGTCGCCCGGCTGCAAAAATGCCAGGACCAAAACCGCGTCAATGGCGCCGTCCTGGCCCAGTCGCTGCGCCGCACACAATCCGCCCTGGCTGTGCTCACCCAGGGTGAAACCGAAACCGGCGCCTACGGCCCCGCAGGCACCGCCAGTGCGCCGCGCCTGTCGCGCTCCCTGGGTTCCACCTGA